The Coregonus clupeaformis isolate EN_2021a chromosome 20, ASM2061545v1, whole genome shotgun sequence genome contains a region encoding:
- the rfx2 gene encoding DNA-binding protein RFX2 isoform X3 — protein MQSSEGGSDSSSSVALRTSTSAQAPVVQPVPASQQRVLVQATGSAQKGAQVQQLSVPRVQQVPQQVQQIHHVYPSQVQYVGEGGETVYTNGTISEVIPLHYGTSLPSRTAYSYNPEAHLYGQGSGGAYFDSQGGGAQVTTVVSSASGVPPHGMVGIAMDVGGSQIISGGSTYLIHGGGMEGGRHHASHSSRSSSTMLEMAIENLQKSEGIATHKSSLLNSHLQWLLDNYETAEGVSLPRSSLYNHYLRHCQEQKLDPVNAASFGKLIRSVFMGLRTRRLGTRGNSKYHYYGIRLKPDSPLNRLQEDSQYMAMRQQPVHQKQRFKPLQKVDGMGDSLSGGSQHSASTPEQSVAAQSQHHQQYIDVSHVLPPFPTPDLGTQPLPERINMNDVKKLQNLYRDHCEATLDVVMNLQFHYIEKLWQTFWYSTAPSSDGTTTIPNSDEDMEGVIPRQKLIALCKYEPVKLWMRNCDHILYQALVEILIPDVLRPVPSTLTQAIRNFAKSLEGWLTTAMSDFPNEIVRTKAAVVSAFAQTLRRYTSLNHLAQAARAVLQNTSQINQMLSDLNRVDFANVQEQASWVCQCDESVVQRLEQDFKVTLQQQSSLDQWAAWLDNVVNQVLKPHEGSPSFPRAARQFLLKWSFYSSMVIRDLTLRSAASFGSFHLIRLLYDEYMFYLVEHRVAQATGETPIAVMGEFSDLNSMMLMDKDPSFSDDMSDIGSDEGRGPNEPAVKRERIEINHSLQEI, from the exons AGAGTGCTGGTTCAGGCCACAGGCTCGGCCCAGAAGGGAGCGCAGGTGCAGCAGCTGTCAGTCCCCCGGGTGCAACAGGTCCCTCAGCAG GTCCAGCAGATCCATCATGTCTACCCCTCCCAGGTTCAATAtgtaggagagggaggagaaacagTTTACACTAATGGAACCAT ATCTGAGGTCATACCTTTACATTATGGCACCTCTCTCCCTAGCCGGACAGCCTACTCCTATAACCCTGAGGCCCACCTGTATGGCCAGGGCAGTGGAGGAGCCTATTTTGACTCTCAGGGCGGGGGTGCCCAGGTCACCACGGTGGTCTCCTCGGCCAGCGGTGTGCCGCCCCACGGCATGGTGGGCATCGCCATGGATGTGGGCGGCAGTCAGATCATCTCAGGCGGCAGCACCTACCTGATCCACGGCGGGGGCATGGAGGGAGGCCGCCACCACGCCTCACACTCCTCCCGCTCCTCCTCCACTATG CTTGAAATGGCGATTGAAAACCTCCAAAAGTCGGAAGGGATTGCAACTCACAAAAGCAGCCTGCTCAACAGCCAT CTGCAGTGGCTGCTGGATAACTATGAGACAGCGGAGGGGGTGAGCCTGCCCCGGAGCTCCCTCTACAACCACTACCTGCGCCACTGTCAGGAGCAGAAACTGGACCCGGTCAACGCTGCCTCCTTCGGGAAACTCATCCGCTCCGTCTTCATGGGCCTCAGGACCCGCCGTCTCGGCACTAG GGGCAACTCCAAATACCACTACTATGGCATCAGACTGAAGCCAGACTCTCCACTCAACAGACTGCAAGAGGACTCTCAGTACATGGCCATGAGACAGCAGCCTGTGCACCAGAAACAAAG GTTCAAGCCCCTCCAGAAGGTGGATGGCATGGGGGACAGCCTGTCAGGAGGCTCCCAGCATTCAGCCAGCACCCCAGAGCAGTCTGTGGCAGCCCAGAGCCAGCACCATCAGCAGTACATTG ATGTGTCCCATGTCCTGCCCCCGTTCCCAACCCCTGACCTAGGCACCCAGCCCCTCCCCGAGCGCATCAACATGAACGATGTGAAGAAGTTGCAGAACCTGTACAGGGACCACTGTGAG gCTACTCTGGATGTGGTGATGAACCTCCAGTTCCACTACATTGAGAAGCTGTGGCAGACCTTCTGGTATTCAACAGCGCCATCTAGTGACGGAACCACCACCATCCCCAACAG TGATGAGGACATGGAGGGGGTGATCCCCAGGCAGAAGCTGATTGCGCTGTGCAAGTATGAGCCTGTCAAGCTCTGGATGAGGAACTGTGACCACATCTTGTACCAGGCCCTGGTGGAGATCCTCATCCCCGATGTGCTGCGGCCTGTCCCCA GCACTCTCACTCAGGCCATCCGCAACTTTGCCAAGAGTCTGGAGGGCTGGCTGACCACAGCTATGAGCGACTTTCCCAATGAGATTGTCCGCACCAAG GCGGCGGTGGTGAGTGCATTTGCCCAGACCCTGCGTCGGTACACCTCTCTGAACCACTTGGCCCAGGCGGCCCGCGCCGTGCTGCAGAACACCTCTCAGATTAACCAGATGCTCAGCGACCTCAACCGTGTCGACTTCGCCAACGTACAG GAGCAGGCGTCGTGGGTCTGCCAGTGTGACGAGAGCGTGGTTCAGCGGCTGGAGCAGGACTTCAAGGTGACCCTGCAGCAGCAGAGCTCTCTGGACCAGTGGGCCGCCTGGCTGGACAACGTGGTCAACCAGGTCCTTAAGCCCCACGAGGGCAGCCCCAGCTTCCCCAGGGCCGCACGACAGTTCCTGCTCAAGTGGTCCTTCTATAG CTCCATGGTAATCAGGGACTTGACCCTGCGTAGTGCAGCTAGTTTTGGCTCCTTCCACCTAATCAGGCTGCTCTACGATGAGTACATGTTCTACCTGGTGGAGCACCGCGTCGCCCAGGCAACCGGAGAGACGCCCATCGCTGTCATGGGAGAG TTCAGTGACCTTAACTCGATGATGCTCATGGACAAAG ACCCGTCCTTCTCCGATGACATGAGTGACATAGGCAGTGACGAGGGCCGAGGGCCCAACGAGCCGGCCGTGAAAAGGGAGAGGATCGAAATCAACCACTCGCTGCAGGAGATCTGA